From the genome of Glycine max cultivar Williams 82 chromosome 2, Glycine_max_v4.0, whole genome shotgun sequence, one region includes:
- the LOC100816735 gene encoding CBL-interacting serine/threonine-protein kinase 8 isoform X1: MVLRKVGKYEIGRTVGEGTFAKVKFAQNTESGESVAMKVLDRSAIIKHKMVDQIKREISIMKLVRHPYVVRLHEVLASRTKIYIILEFITGGELFDKIVSHGRLSEAESRRYFQQLIDGVDFCHSKGVYHRDLKPENLLLDSQGNIKISDFGLSAFPEQGVSLLRTTCGTPNYVAPEVLSHKGYNGAPADVWSCGVILYVLLAGYLPFDELDLTTLYSKIEKAQFSCPPSFPVGAKSLIHTMLDPNPERRITIEQIRNDEWFQKEYVPVSLIEYEDVNLDDVNAAFDNDEDQRTNQQCENDDMGPLTLNAFDMIILSQGLNLATLFDRGQDSMKYETRFISQKPPKVILSSMEVVAQSMGFKTHIRNYKMRIESISTNKASYFSVILEVFEIAPTFFMVDIQKAAGDAGEYLKFYKNFSSNLEDIMWKPPHETSKLRNSKTKGQ, translated from the exons ATGGTGTTGAGGAAAGTGGGTAAGTATGAGATTGGAAGGACCGTTGGAGAGGGAACGTTTGCGAAGGTAAAGTTCGCTCAGAACACAGAGAGTGGCGAGAGTGTTGCCATGAAGGTGCTAGACCGTAGCGCCATCATCAAGCACAAAATGGTCGaccag ATCAAGAGGGAAATTTCTATCATGAAGCTAGTCAGGCATCCATATGTCGTTCGTCTACACGAG GTTCTAGCAAGCCGTACTAAGATTTATATCATATTGGAGTTTATTACAGGTGGTgaattgtttgataaaatt GTAAGCCATGGGCGTCTTAGTGAAGCTGAATCTAGAAGATACTTCCAACAGCTTATTGATGGTGTAGATTTTTGCCACAGCAAGGGAGTTTATCATAGAGATTTAAAG CCTGAAAATCTTTTACTTGATTCACAAGGAAATATAAAGATTTCAGATTTTGGTTTGAGTGCATTTCCAGAACAG GGGGTCAGTTTGCTTCGGACAACTTGTGGGACTCCTAATTATGTAGCTCCTGAG GTACTCAGTCACAAGGGTTATAATGGGGCTCCAGCAGATGTTTGGTCCTGTGGAGTTATCCTCTACGTTCTATTGGCTGGATATCTTCCCTTTGACGAACTTGATCTAACTACGTTGTACAGTAAG ATTGAGAAAGCACAGTTTTCGTGCCCTCCTTCGTTTCCTGTGGGAGCAAAGTCTTTAATACACACAATGCTGGACCCAAATCCTGAACGT CGTATAACCATTGAGCAGATAAGGAATGATGAGTGGTTTCAAAAGGAATATGTTCCGGTCAGTCTCATCGAGTATGAAGATGTAAATCTGGATGATGTAAATGCTGCATTTGACAATGATGAG GATCAGAGGACTAACCAGCAATGTGAGAATGACGACATGGGTCCTCTAACTCTTAATGCATTCGACATGATAATTTTATCTCAAGGCTTAAACCTTGCAACCCTATTTGATCGTGGACAG GACTCTATGAAATACGAAACGCGCTTCATCAGTCAAAAGCCACCAAAGGTGATTTTATCAAGTATGGAAGTTGTGGCACAATCAATGGGATTTAAGACACATATTCGCAACTATAAG ATGAGAATAGAGAGTATCTCAACAAATAAGGCTTCTTATTTCTCAGTTATACTAGAA GTCTTTGAAATTGCTCCTACATTTTTCATGGTGGATATTCAGAAAGCAGCTGGAGATGCTGGTGAATATCTCAAG TTTTACAAGAATTTTTCTAGCAATCTTGAGGATATCATGTGGAAACCGCCCCACGAAACAAGCAAATTAAGGAACTCCAAGACCAAAGGGCAGTGA
- the LOC100816735 gene encoding CBL-interacting serine/threonine-protein kinase 8 isoform X2 — MVLRKVGKYEIGRTVGEGTFAKVKFAQNTESGESVAMKVLDRSAIIKHKMVDQIKREISIMKLVRHPYVVRLHEVSHGRLSEAESRRYFQQLIDGVDFCHSKGVYHRDLKPENLLLDSQGNIKISDFGLSAFPEQGVSLLRTTCGTPNYVAPEVLSHKGYNGAPADVWSCGVILYVLLAGYLPFDELDLTTLYSKIEKAQFSCPPSFPVGAKSLIHTMLDPNPERRITIEQIRNDEWFQKEYVPVSLIEYEDVNLDDVNAAFDNDEDQRTNQQCENDDMGPLTLNAFDMIILSQGLNLATLFDRGQDSMKYETRFISQKPPKVILSSMEVVAQSMGFKTHIRNYKMRIESISTNKASYFSVILEVFEIAPTFFMVDIQKAAGDAGEYLKFYKNFSSNLEDIMWKPPHETSKLRNSKTKGQ; from the exons ATGGTGTTGAGGAAAGTGGGTAAGTATGAGATTGGAAGGACCGTTGGAGAGGGAACGTTTGCGAAGGTAAAGTTCGCTCAGAACACAGAGAGTGGCGAGAGTGTTGCCATGAAGGTGCTAGACCGTAGCGCCATCATCAAGCACAAAATGGTCGaccag ATCAAGAGGGAAATTTCTATCATGAAGCTAGTCAGGCATCCATATGTCGTTCGTCTACACGAG GTAAGCCATGGGCGTCTTAGTGAAGCTGAATCTAGAAGATACTTCCAACAGCTTATTGATGGTGTAGATTTTTGCCACAGCAAGGGAGTTTATCATAGAGATTTAAAG CCTGAAAATCTTTTACTTGATTCACAAGGAAATATAAAGATTTCAGATTTTGGTTTGAGTGCATTTCCAGAACAG GGGGTCAGTTTGCTTCGGACAACTTGTGGGACTCCTAATTATGTAGCTCCTGAG GTACTCAGTCACAAGGGTTATAATGGGGCTCCAGCAGATGTTTGGTCCTGTGGAGTTATCCTCTACGTTCTATTGGCTGGATATCTTCCCTTTGACGAACTTGATCTAACTACGTTGTACAGTAAG ATTGAGAAAGCACAGTTTTCGTGCCCTCCTTCGTTTCCTGTGGGAGCAAAGTCTTTAATACACACAATGCTGGACCCAAATCCTGAACGT CGTATAACCATTGAGCAGATAAGGAATGATGAGTGGTTTCAAAAGGAATATGTTCCGGTCAGTCTCATCGAGTATGAAGATGTAAATCTGGATGATGTAAATGCTGCATTTGACAATGATGAG GATCAGAGGACTAACCAGCAATGTGAGAATGACGACATGGGTCCTCTAACTCTTAATGCATTCGACATGATAATTTTATCTCAAGGCTTAAACCTTGCAACCCTATTTGATCGTGGACAG GACTCTATGAAATACGAAACGCGCTTCATCAGTCAAAAGCCACCAAAGGTGATTTTATCAAGTATGGAAGTTGTGGCACAATCAATGGGATTTAAGACACATATTCGCAACTATAAG ATGAGAATAGAGAGTATCTCAACAAATAAGGCTTCTTATTTCTCAGTTATACTAGAA GTCTTTGAAATTGCTCCTACATTTTTCATGGTGGATATTCAGAAAGCAGCTGGAGATGCTGGTGAATATCTCAAG TTTTACAAGAATTTTTCTAGCAATCTTGAGGATATCATGTGGAAACCGCCCCACGAAACAAGCAAATTAAGGAACTCCAAGACCAAAGGGCAGTGA
- the LOC100816735 gene encoding CBL-interacting serine/threonine-protein kinase 8 isoform X3, translated as MLEIKREISIMKLVRHPYVVRLHEVLASRTKIYIILEFITGGELFDKIVSHGRLSEAESRRYFQQLIDGVDFCHSKGVYHRDLKPENLLLDSQGNIKISDFGLSAFPEQGVSLLRTTCGTPNYVAPEVLSHKGYNGAPADVWSCGVILYVLLAGYLPFDELDLTTLYSKIEKAQFSCPPSFPVGAKSLIHTMLDPNPERRITIEQIRNDEWFQKEYVPVSLIEYEDVNLDDVNAAFDNDEDQRTNQQCENDDMGPLTLNAFDMIILSQGLNLATLFDRGQDSMKYETRFISQKPPKVILSSMEVVAQSMGFKTHIRNYKMRIESISTNKASYFSVILEVFEIAPTFFMVDIQKAAGDAGEYLKFYKNFSSNLEDIMWKPPHETSKLRNSKTKGQ; from the exons ATGCTAGAG ATCAAGAGGGAAATTTCTATCATGAAGCTAGTCAGGCATCCATATGTCGTTCGTCTACACGAG GTTCTAGCAAGCCGTACTAAGATTTATATCATATTGGAGTTTATTACAGGTGGTgaattgtttgataaaatt GTAAGCCATGGGCGTCTTAGTGAAGCTGAATCTAGAAGATACTTCCAACAGCTTATTGATGGTGTAGATTTTTGCCACAGCAAGGGAGTTTATCATAGAGATTTAAAG CCTGAAAATCTTTTACTTGATTCACAAGGAAATATAAAGATTTCAGATTTTGGTTTGAGTGCATTTCCAGAACAG GGGGTCAGTTTGCTTCGGACAACTTGTGGGACTCCTAATTATGTAGCTCCTGAG GTACTCAGTCACAAGGGTTATAATGGGGCTCCAGCAGATGTTTGGTCCTGTGGAGTTATCCTCTACGTTCTATTGGCTGGATATCTTCCCTTTGACGAACTTGATCTAACTACGTTGTACAGTAAG ATTGAGAAAGCACAGTTTTCGTGCCCTCCTTCGTTTCCTGTGGGAGCAAAGTCTTTAATACACACAATGCTGGACCCAAATCCTGAACGT CGTATAACCATTGAGCAGATAAGGAATGATGAGTGGTTTCAAAAGGAATATGTTCCGGTCAGTCTCATCGAGTATGAAGATGTAAATCTGGATGATGTAAATGCTGCATTTGACAATGATGAG GATCAGAGGACTAACCAGCAATGTGAGAATGACGACATGGGTCCTCTAACTCTTAATGCATTCGACATGATAATTTTATCTCAAGGCTTAAACCTTGCAACCCTATTTGATCGTGGACAG GACTCTATGAAATACGAAACGCGCTTCATCAGTCAAAAGCCACCAAAGGTGATTTTATCAAGTATGGAAGTTGTGGCACAATCAATGGGATTTAAGACACATATTCGCAACTATAAG ATGAGAATAGAGAGTATCTCAACAAATAAGGCTTCTTATTTCTCAGTTATACTAGAA GTCTTTGAAATTGCTCCTACATTTTTCATGGTGGATATTCAGAAAGCAGCTGGAGATGCTGGTGAATATCTCAAG TTTTACAAGAATTTTTCTAGCAATCTTGAGGATATCATGTGGAAACCGCCCCACGAAACAAGCAAATTAAGGAACTCCAAGACCAAAGGGCAGTGA